The following are encoded together in the Mesoplodon densirostris isolate mMesDen1 chromosome 2, mMesDen1 primary haplotype, whole genome shotgun sequence genome:
- the SARS1 gene encoding serine--tRNA ligase, cytoplasmic → MVLDLDLFRVDKGGDPALIRESQEKRFKDPGLVDQLVKADSEWRRCRFQADNLNKLKNLCSKTIGEKMKKKEPMGNDESIPEDVLNLDDLTADTLTNLKVSQIKKVRLLIDEAILKCDAERIKLEAERFENLREIGNLLHPSVPISNDEDADNKVERIWGDCTVRKKYSHVDLVVMVDGFEGEKGAVVAGSRGYFLKGVLVFLEQALIQYALRTLGSRGYTPIYTPFFMRKEVMQEVAQLSQFDEELYKVIGKGTEKSDDSTYEEKYLIATSEQPIAALHRDEWLRPEDLPIKYAGLSTCFRQEVGSHGRDTRGIFRVHQFEKIEQFVYSSPHDNKSWEMFEEMIATAEEFYQSLGIPYHIVNIVSGSLNHAASKKLDLEAWFPGSGAFRELVSCSNCTDYQARRLRIRYGQTKKMMDKVEFVHMLNATMCATTRTICAILENYQTEKGILVPEKLKEFMPPDLQELIPFVKPAPIDQEPSKKQKKQHEGSKKKGAARDVALESQLQNMEVTDS, encoded by the exons GCAGATTTCAGGCAGACAACTTGAACAAGCTGAAGAACCTATGCAGCAAGACAATTGGAGAGAAAATGAAG AAAAAAGAGCCAATGGGAAATGATGAGTCCATTCCGGAAGATGTATTAAATCTCGATGACCTCACTGCAGACACTTTAACT AACCTGAAAGTCTCACAAATCAAAAAAGTCCGACTCCTCATCGACGAAGCCATCCTGAAGTGTGATGCAGAGCGGATAAAGCTGGAAGCAGAGCGATTTGAGAACCTTCGCGAGATTGGTAACCTTCTGCACCCCTCTGTGCCCATCAGCAATGATGAG GATGCCGACAACAAAGTAGAGAGGATTTGGGGTGATTGTACCGTCAGGAAGAAGTACTCTCACGTGGACCTGGTGGTGATGGTAGATGGCTTTGAAGGCGAAAAGGGGGCTGTGGTGGCTGGGAGTCGAGGGTACTTCCTGAAG GGGGTCCTGGTGTTCCTGGAACAGGCACTCATCCAGTATGCTCTTCGCACATTGGGAAGTCGAGGCTACACTCCCATTTATACCCCCTTCTTCATGAGGAAGGAGGTCATGCAGGAAGTGGCACAGCTCAGCCAGTTTGATGAAGAACTTTATAAG GTGATTGGCAAAGGCACTGAAAAGTCTGACGACAGCACCTATGAGGAAAAATACCTGATTGCCACTTCCGAACAGCCCATTGCTGCTCTCCACCGGGACGAGTGGCTTCGGCCAGAGGATTTGCCAATCAAGTATGCCGGCCTGTCCACCTGCTTTCGCCAGGAGGTGGGCTCCCACGGCCGTGACACCCGTGGCATCTTTCGAGTCCATCAGTTTGAGAAG ATTGAACAGTTTGTCTACTCATCGCCACATGACAACAAGTCCTGGGAGATGTTTGAGGAGATGATCGCTACCGCTGAGGAGTTCTACCAGTCTCTGGGGATCCCTTACCATATCGTGAATATTGTCTCAG GTTCTTTGAATCACGCCGCCAGTAAGAAGCTTGACCTTGAGGCCTGGTTTCCGGGCTCAGGAGCCTTCCGTGAGTTAGTCTCCTGTTCTAACTGCACAGACTATCAGGCTCGCCGGCTCCGAATCCGATACGGGCAAACCAAGAAGATGATGGACAAG GTGGAGTTTGTGCACATGCTCAATGCCACGATGTGCGCAACAACTCGCACCATCTGTGCCATCCTAGAGAACTACCAGACAGAGAAGGGCATCCTCGTGCCTGAGAAATTGAAGGAATTCATGCCACCAG ATCTCCAGGAACTGATCCCCTTTGTGAAGCCCGCACCCATTGACCAGGAGCCATCGAAGAAGCAGAAGAAGCAGCATGAGGGCAGCAAAAAGAAAGGGGCAGCGAGAGATGTTGCCCTGGAAAGCCAGCTGCAGAATATGGAGGTCACTGATTCCTGA